In the Streptomyces sp. FXJ1.172 genome, one interval contains:
- a CDS encoding GNAT family N-acetyltransferase, which translates to MTDLAAAVESVTQLSTVWRAMVLDRDEKADVRDLEGVAVRWADCDFAFWNAITLTETGVGAELLAERLGQAADIMRSKSRPGFLWLFEDLLDDDARAALAETVDRAGLAYAFPGTGMAGDLLPIPEPGHPELIFERVTTDEQLRAYADINSRAYGFPLEEGRDGLAGSTLWKREAYAYLALRDGVPVACAATVEAQGRLFVVLVATDPDHQRRGYGEAVTRKALYEGARATGLTRATLHATAAGAPVYPRIGFEPNSPIHFYALKG; encoded by the coding sequence ATGACGGATCTCGCGGCCGCGGTCGAATCCGTGACACAGCTGTCCACGGTCTGGCGCGCCATGGTGCTCGACCGGGACGAGAAGGCGGACGTACGGGACCTGGAGGGCGTCGCCGTCCGCTGGGCCGACTGCGACTTCGCCTTCTGGAACGCGATCACCCTGACCGAGACCGGCGTCGGCGCGGAACTCCTGGCTGAGCGCCTGGGGCAGGCGGCGGACATCATGCGGTCCAAGAGCCGGCCGGGCTTCCTGTGGCTGTTCGAGGACCTCCTCGACGACGACGCGCGCGCGGCACTGGCGGAAACCGTGGACCGGGCGGGCCTGGCTTACGCCTTTCCCGGCACAGGCATGGCCGGCGACCTGCTGCCCATCCCCGAACCCGGCCACCCGGAGCTGATCTTCGAGCGGGTGACCACCGACGAACAACTGCGCGCCTACGCGGACATCAACTCGCGTGCCTACGGCTTTCCCCTGGAGGAGGGCCGCGACGGCCTCGCCGGCTCCACGCTGTGGAAACGGGAGGCGTACGCCTACCTGGCGCTGCGGGACGGCGTCCCGGTCGCCTGCGCCGCCACGGTCGAGGCGCAGGGCCGGCTCTTCGTCGTGCTCGTCGCCACCGACCCCGACCACCAGCGCCGGGGATACGGCGAGGCGGTGACGCGCAAGGCGCTGTACGAGGGCGCCCGCGCCACCGGACTGACCCGCGCCACCCTGCACGCCACGGCTGCCGGGGCGCCCGTGTACCCGCGCATCGGTTTCGAGCCGAACTCCCCGATCCATTTCTACGCTCTCAAGGGCTGA
- a CDS encoding Bax inhibitor-1/YccA family membrane protein has translation MDVAVLPLATAAAYGIAVGAGLDAAALVVVQCRGNQPSPRLTLTFAAFQGMFLSVLSSTVSRHVSPGLLVQTVLGTMGAFAGSLVAYKLHWIRTNRRFLPFVGAALLGLCCLALADWVLFPVLGADGLGLRPVGLGVLMGLVGVVLAAVFSSLHFRKVEDGITFGASRDQAWLAAFGVTLILAWLYVETVRLLTLVPGEEVVY, from the coding sequence GTGGACGTCGCTGTCCTCCCCCTCGCAACGGCCGCGGCCTACGGCATCGCCGTCGGCGCCGGACTGGACGCCGCCGCGCTGGTGGTGGTCCAGTGCCGTGGGAACCAGCCCTCACCGAGGTTGACCCTCACGTTCGCCGCCTTCCAGGGCATGTTCCTGAGCGTGCTCTCCAGCACCGTCTCGCGCCATGTCTCCCCGGGGCTGCTCGTCCAGACCGTGCTGGGGACGATGGGCGCCTTCGCAGGCTCTCTCGTCGCCTACAAGCTGCACTGGATACGCACGAACCGCCGCTTCCTGCCGTTCGTCGGCGCCGCGCTGCTCGGCCTGTGCTGCCTCGCCCTCGCGGACTGGGTCCTGTTCCCCGTCTTGGGCGCGGACGGCCTGGGCCTGCGTCCCGTGGGCCTCGGTGTCCTCATGGGTCTCGTGGGTGTCGTCCTTGCGGCAGTTTTTTCGTCCCTGCACTTCAGGAAGGTCGAGGACGGCATCACCTTCGGGGCCTCCCGTGACCAGGCCTGGCTGGCCGCGTTCGGGGTTACCCTCATCCTGGCATGGTTGTACGTGGAGACCGTGCGGCTGCTCACTCTCGTGCCGGGCGAAGAGGTCGTCTACTGA
- a CDS encoding TetR/AcrR family transcriptional regulator — protein MRSDARSNRLRILEAAAEVLALPGDTSLKSIARRAGVGQGTLYRHFPTRESLVLEVYGEEVEGLVNAVPVLLGALRPPLALRAWLGRLLRIGWCTPQFADAMPGATGTPPELCRQAYQPLLDALSALVEANRATGTIEPGTTADDVLLLIGPLWRVSTDEEEQDRAARLFDMLLRGLCPSDAARDTPAVEGARSAG, from the coding sequence ATGAGATCGGACGCGCGCTCCAACCGGCTGCGCATCCTCGAAGCAGCGGCGGAAGTGCTCGCTCTTCCCGGCGACACCTCGCTGAAGTCGATAGCCCGCAGGGCGGGCGTGGGCCAGGGGACGCTCTATCGACACTTCCCCACCCGGGAGTCCCTGGTGCTTGAGGTGTACGGGGAGGAGGTCGAGGGCCTGGTGAACGCCGTTCCCGTCCTGCTGGGCGCCCTGCGCCCGCCGCTCGCCCTGCGCGCATGGCTGGGACGCCTCCTGCGCATCGGCTGGTGCACACCGCAGTTCGCGGACGCGATGCCCGGGGCCACGGGCACGCCGCCGGAGCTCTGCCGGCAGGCCTACCAGCCACTGCTCGACGCCCTCTCGGCGCTGGTGGAGGCCAACAGGGCGACCGGGACCATCGAGCCCGGGACGACCGCCGACGACGTGCTCCTGCTGATCGGCCCGCTGTGGCGGGTCAGCACGGACGAGGAAGAACAGGACCGGGCGGCACGGCTCTTCGACATGCTCCTGCGGGGGCTGTGCCCTTCGGATGCCGCGCGCGACACCCCCGCTGTCGAGGGCGCGAGGTCCGCGGGCTGA
- a CDS encoding cytochrome P450 family protein, whose amino-acid sequence MRSDPSELSLDHPVSVLNPLQETHAEAAQWRRYGPLVPVTVMGGVRAWAAVSADAARTVLEAHPDLSKNPAHWGAYRQGEVPADWPLLSLIVADSMLNADGADHLRLRRLVTFAFTPRRVEALAPRVREITRNLLDDLEHHGTDTAIDLKSRFAYPLPLLIICELFGLSDPAQQGLLREHYETMLSVEASDDARRKAALGQREVLGRVVADHRSDPRDDVTGALIEVLDDEGGRLSEKELIDTLEIILLAGHETTVNSLTNTVHALLSHRDQLARLREGTLGWPAAVEAGLHWNAPLRSVYMRYALRDTVLHGVTVRRGEPILVALAAANRERPGEPAPERFDILAGRGRQLAFGAGPHYCLGAALARLENTVALEELFTRFPDLDLAVPESELVPLVSPAINGLGALPVVLNGGAGAV is encoded by the coding sequence ATGCGATCCGACCCGTCCGAGCTGTCCCTCGATCATCCTGTCTCCGTCCTGAACCCCTTACAGGAAACGCACGCCGAGGCGGCACAGTGGCGCCGGTACGGCCCTCTGGTACCCGTCACCGTGATGGGCGGCGTACGGGCCTGGGCCGCCGTGTCCGCCGACGCGGCGCGCACCGTACTCGAAGCCCACCCCGACCTCTCCAAGAATCCGGCCCACTGGGGCGCCTACCGCCAGGGCGAGGTGCCCGCCGACTGGCCGCTGCTGAGCCTGATCGTCGCGGACTCTATGCTCAACGCCGACGGCGCCGACCATCTGCGGCTGCGGCGCCTGGTCACTTTCGCGTTCACGCCCCGTCGGGTCGAGGCGCTCGCGCCCCGGGTCCGGGAAATCACCCGCAACCTCCTGGACGACCTGGAGCACCACGGCACGGACACGGCCATCGACCTCAAGAGCCGCTTCGCCTACCCGCTGCCCCTGCTCATCATCTGCGAGCTGTTCGGCCTCTCGGACCCCGCGCAGCAGGGTCTGCTGCGCGAGCACTACGAGACGATGCTCAGCGTCGAGGCCTCCGACGACGCCCGTCGCAAGGCGGCCCTGGGGCAGCGCGAGGTGCTGGGCCGGGTGGTCGCCGACCACCGCAGCGACCCGCGCGACGACGTGACCGGCGCGCTGATCGAGGTCCTGGACGACGAAGGCGGCAGGCTGAGCGAGAAGGAGCTGATCGACACCCTGGAGATCATTCTCCTCGCCGGCCACGAGACGACGGTGAACTCCCTCACCAACACCGTCCACGCCCTGCTCAGCCACCGCGACCAGCTGGCGCGGCTGCGGGAAGGCACGCTCGGCTGGCCGGCCGCTGTGGAGGCGGGCCTGCACTGGAACGCTCCGCTGCGCAGCGTCTACATGCGCTACGCCCTGCGCGACACTGTGCTCCACGGGGTGACCGTGCGGCGCGGCGAACCCATCCTCGTCGCTCTGGCGGCGGCCAACCGGGAACGGCCGGGCGAGCCGGCCCCGGAGCGTTTCGACATCCTTGCCGGCCGCGGGCGCCAGCTCGCTTTCGGAGCGGGCCCGCACTACTGTCTCGGCGCGGCGCTGGCCCGTCTGGAGAACACCGTCGCACTGGAGGAGTTGTTCACCCGGTTCCCGGACCTGGACCTCGCCGTGCCCGAGTCGGAACTCGTGCCCCTGGTCTCACCCGCGATCAACGGGCTCGGCGCCCTGCCGGTCGTACTGAACGGTGGCGCTGGCGCCGTCTGA
- a CDS encoding alpha/beta fold hydrolase, which produces MLAYDILGSGPGLILLPGIGGSATDTWEALSADLAVTHTVVLADLPGSSRGRLPSGPLQLEVLADQVVATARQAGLRNFVIAGTSLGAAVAVKVAARHPDRVRGLFTLAGFARPRTTLWLSLEMWASLHAHRDDKLSAFVTSVAFSEDYLADLTPEAARRLTARLVASAPGAAQQIALALRTDLRADLPSITAPTLVVSATGDRLVAPEHSVELAEGIPGARLAAVRGGHAATIEEPGRTLEILAGFLRDIRRTRSADSATLVLPRPANPDPQLLPTSPQPRNPHRC; this is translated from the coding sequence ATGCTGGCGTACGACATCCTGGGCAGCGGGCCCGGACTCATCCTCCTGCCCGGTATCGGGGGTTCCGCGACCGACACCTGGGAGGCGCTGAGCGCCGACCTCGCGGTCACCCACACCGTCGTCCTCGCCGACCTCCCCGGATCGAGTCGCGGCCGGCTGCCCTCCGGACCGCTGCAGTTGGAGGTCTTGGCCGACCAGGTCGTGGCCACGGCACGGCAGGCCGGGCTGCGGAACTTCGTGATCGCGGGGACCTCCCTCGGCGCGGCCGTCGCGGTCAAGGTCGCCGCCCGCCATCCCGACCGGGTCCGCGGCCTGTTCACCCTCGCCGGCTTTGCCCGCCCCCGCACCACGCTGTGGCTCAGCCTGGAGATGTGGGCGTCGCTGCACGCCCACCGCGACGACAAGCTGAGCGCGTTCGTGACCTCGGTGGCCTTCTCCGAGGACTATCTGGCCGACCTCACCCCGGAAGCGGCCCGGCGGCTCACCGCCCGACTCGTGGCGTCCGCTCCCGGCGCCGCCCAGCAGATCGCCCTCGCCCTGCGCACGGACCTCCGCGCCGACCTTCCCTCGATCACGGCCCCCACCCTGGTGGTCTCGGCCACGGGAGACCGGCTCGTGGCCCCGGAGCACTCGGTGGAACTCGCCGAGGGCATACCCGGCGCACGCCTGGCCGCGGTCAGGGGCGGGCACGCGGCGACGATCGAGGAGCCAGGGCGGACGCTGGAGATCCTCGCCGGGTTTCTCCGTGACATCCGCCGGACCCGCTCCGCGGACTCCGCCACCCTCGTCCTCCCACGGCCGGCAAACCCAGATCCGCAGTTGCTACCGACTTCCCCGCAACCCCGCAACCCTCATCGATGCTGA
- a CDS encoding helix-turn-helix domain-containing protein, which produces MTSHADPRALGEFLKARRAQLDPGDCGLPGTDSTRRVAGLRREEVAQLASISLDYYTRLEKGRVRASASVLPALVRALRLDDDQQSYLYELAGRTDDRPRRRRPVQQVRPSMRRLLDQLTETPALVLGRRLDILAWNPAAAALYTDFAAVPADRRNYLRLLFTDPAIREMHREWSHDARDAVAALRMEAATDPDVPELDSLVAELSAQDADFRAWWAEHRVNSATYGTKHYRHPLVGDLTLDCDTWTDSDGSGQRLMVLTAETGTPSHDALRILTSWTAERVDASRARDRTP; this is translated from the coding sequence ATGACCTCACACGCCGACCCCCGTGCGCTGGGGGAGTTCCTCAAGGCCCGCCGAGCCCAGCTGGATCCTGGGGACTGTGGTCTGCCCGGGACGGACTCCACCCGTAGGGTCGCCGGGCTGCGCCGCGAGGAGGTCGCTCAGCTCGCCTCGATCAGCCTGGACTACTACACCCGGCTCGAAAAGGGCCGGGTGCGGGCCTCCGCCTCCGTGCTCCCGGCCCTGGTCCGAGCCTTGCGCCTCGACGACGACCAGCAGAGCTACCTCTACGAACTCGCGGGGCGCACCGACGACCGCCCACGCCGCCGCCGGCCCGTCCAGCAGGTGCGGCCCTCCATGCGCCGCCTGCTGGACCAGCTCACCGAGACACCTGCGCTCGTCCTCGGCCGGCGCCTGGACATCCTGGCCTGGAACCCGGCCGCCGCGGCCCTCTACACCGACTTCGCCGCCGTCCCGGCCGACCGGCGCAACTACCTGCGTCTACTCTTCACCGACCCGGCGATCCGGGAGATGCACCGCGAGTGGAGCCATGACGCCCGGGACGCGGTAGCCGCCCTGCGCATGGAAGCCGCCACCGACCCCGACGTCCCGGAGCTGGACAGCCTGGTCGCCGAGCTGTCCGCACAGGACGCGGACTTCCGCGCCTGGTGGGCCGAACACCGCGTCAACAGCGCGACCTACGGGACCAAGCACTACCGTCACCCCCTGGTCGGCGACCTCACCCTCGACTGCGACACGTGGACCGATTCCGACGGCTCCGGACAGCGCCTGATGGTCCTCACCGCCGAGACCGGCACCCCTTCCCACGACGCCCTGCGCATCCTCACTTCCTGGACCGCCGAGCGGGTGGACGCGAGCCGGGCTCGGGACAGGACACCGTGA
- a CDS encoding alpha/beta fold hydrolase: MVSIKGGRKRVVTGVVSTLTAGLALGAFALSGTANGAPNTTEAGRHAKPTIVLEHGAFADGSSWNGVIADLRADGYPVVAAANPLRGPASDAAALRTVLDHIKGPKIVVGHSYGGNVISEAATNDPQVKALVYVAAFLPAPGESALELTNKYPGSTLPATLDPVTYKQPDGTTATDLYIQQDKFHHQFAADVPAAQAALMAAEQRPIAQAALEEKATSAAWKTTPSWDIVTTRDLNIPAAVQRYMAKRAHAHTTEVAASHSVAVSHPRLVADVIERAARTTVR, encoded by the coding sequence ATGGTGAGCATCAAGGGTGGACGCAAGCGAGTGGTGACGGGTGTGGTCTCGACGCTCACGGCGGGTCTGGCCCTCGGCGCGTTCGCCCTCAGCGGCACCGCCAACGGCGCGCCGAACACCACAGAGGCGGGCAGACACGCCAAGCCGACCATCGTCCTGGAACACGGCGCCTTCGCCGACGGCTCCAGCTGGAACGGCGTCATCGCCGACCTGCGCGCCGACGGCTACCCCGTGGTCGCCGCCGCCAACCCCCTGCGCGGCCCCGCCTCCGACGCCGCCGCCCTGCGCACCGTCCTCGACCACATCAAGGGCCCCAAGATCGTCGTCGGCCACTCCTACGGCGGCAACGTCATCAGCGAGGCCGCCACCAACGACCCCCAGGTCAAGGCCCTCGTCTACGTCGCCGCCTTCCTCCCCGCCCCCGGCGAGAGCGCCCTGGAACTCACCAACAAGTACCCCGGCTCCACCCTCCCCGCCACCCTCGACCCCGTCACCTACAAGCAGCCCGACGGCACCACCGCCACCGACCTGTACATCCAGCAGGACAAGTTCCACCACCAGTTCGCCGCCGACGTCCCCGCCGCCCAGGCCGCCCTCATGGCAGCCGAACAGCGCCCCATCGCCCAGGCCGCCCTCGAGGAGAAGGCCACCAGCGCCGCCTGGAAGACCACCCCCAGCTGGGACATCGTCACCACCCGCGACCTCAACATCCCCGCAGCCGTCCAGCGCTACATGGCCAAGCGCGCCCACGCCCACACCACCGAGGTCGCCGCCTCCCACTCCGTCGCCGTCTCCCACCCCCGCCTCGTCGCCGACGTCATCGAGCGAGCCGCCCGCACCACCGTCCGCTGA
- a CDS encoding helix-turn-helix domain-containing protein, translating into MDTVRTWRGRFADLGLSGLADQKRPGRPVTFTPLQATQIKALACRLAVETGVPLSRWSYQELAREAMERDIVASVSPSTVRRWLSRDTIKQWQHRSWIFITAPAFRAKAGSPRN; encoded by the coding sequence GTGGACACCGTGCGCACATGGCGGGGCCGCTTCGCTGACCTGGGGCTGTCGGGCCTCGCCGACCAGAAGCGTCCGGGACGGCCCGTCACCTTTACGCCGCTACAGGCCACGCAGATCAAGGCGCTGGCCTGCCGACTCGCCGTCGAGACCGGCGTGCCGCTCTCGCGCTGGTCGTATCAAGAACTGGCCCGGGAGGCCATGGAGCGGGACATCGTCGCCTCCGTGTCACCCTCCACCGTGCGCCGCTGGCTCAGCCGAGACACGATCAAACAATGGCAGCACCGCTCCTGGATCTTCATCACCGCCCCCGCCTTCCGTGCCAAGGCCGGCAGCCCGCGGAACTGA
- a CDS encoding TetR/AcrR family transcriptional regulator: protein MRGELTAKGKATRRRIVEGAAVVVREKAVTSVTLDDVMARTRTSKSQLFHYFPAGKDELLLAVAQFEADQVLEDQQPFLGCLDSWEAWEQWRDVVIERYESQGDECPLGSLFLQIGRSTPGARAIVVELMRRWQESLAVGIRSLQTAGLLPSDLDVEVRAAALLAAIQGGVSILLSTGRSIHLRAALDQGITDLRRLGGVVP from the coding sequence ATGCGTGGGGAACTGACCGCGAAGGGGAAGGCGACACGGAGGCGGATCGTCGAAGGGGCCGCGGTGGTGGTTCGGGAGAAGGCGGTCACTTCGGTGACGCTGGACGACGTCATGGCGCGGACGCGTACCAGTAAGAGTCAGCTCTTCCACTACTTCCCGGCCGGTAAGGACGAACTGCTGCTCGCCGTCGCCCAGTTCGAGGCGGATCAGGTCCTGGAGGACCAACAGCCGTTTCTAGGATGCCTGGACTCCTGGGAAGCCTGGGAGCAGTGGCGGGACGTGGTGATCGAGCGGTACGAGTCCCAAGGGGACGAGTGTCCGCTCGGGTCGCTGTTCCTTCAGATCGGGCGTTCGACCCCCGGGGCGCGTGCGATCGTGGTCGAACTGATGCGCCGCTGGCAGGAGAGCCTGGCGGTGGGCATCCGCTCGCTCCAGACAGCCGGCCTTCTCCCCTCCGACCTTGATGTCGAAGTCAGGGCTGCCGCGCTGTTGGCCGCGATCCAGGGGGGCGTGTCGATCCTGCTGTCGACGGGGCGGTCCATCCATCTGCGCGCGGCTCTCGACCAGGGGATCACGGACCTGCGCCGCTTGGGCGGCGTGGTGCCGTGA
- a CDS encoding SDR family NAD(P)-dependent oxidoreductase, whose translation MTTRLEGKTALVTGATSNIGRAIAETFAAEGAHVVVSGRSAGRGREVVDGIRARGGHADFVQAALDGSAAASQALAREATRILGGRIDVLVNNAGIYPGDTTATTDEKTFDEVYAVNVKAPFFLTASVAPAMARAGGGAVINLGSWIARLGIPVGALYSSTKGAMETLTRAWAAEFGPQGVRVNAISPGVVQPPAPGEIHPGEVMMKGTPAGRMGTPDAIANAAAYLASDESAFVHGIVLDVDGGRTTAAVIAA comes from the coding sequence ATGACGACGCGTCTTGAGGGCAAGACCGCCCTGGTGACGGGAGCAACAAGCAACATCGGGCGGGCAATCGCGGAGACCTTCGCAGCCGAGGGGGCGCATGTCGTCGTCTCGGGCCGCAGCGCCGGGCGCGGTCGGGAAGTCGTCGACGGCATCCGCGCCCGGGGCGGCCATGCCGACTTCGTGCAGGCGGCCCTGGACGGCAGTGCGGCCGCCTCGCAGGCACTGGCGCGAGAGGCGACTCGAATTCTTGGCGGCCGTATCGACGTCCTGGTCAACAATGCCGGGATCTACCCCGGAGACACCACAGCAACCACCGACGAGAAGACCTTCGACGAGGTGTACGCCGTCAATGTGAAGGCCCCGTTCTTCCTCACCGCGTCCGTGGCACCTGCGATGGCGCGAGCAGGCGGCGGAGCGGTGATCAACCTGGGCTCGTGGATCGCGCGCCTGGGAATCCCAGTCGGTGCCCTCTACAGCTCTACCAAGGGGGCCATGGAAACCCTGACCCGCGCCTGGGCCGCAGAGTTCGGGCCGCAGGGCGTACGCGTGAACGCGATCTCCCCGGGCGTCGTACAGCCCCCCGCCCCCGGTGAGATCCATCCCGGGGAGGTAATGATGAAGGGCACCCCCGCAGGCCGGATGGGAACCCCCGACGCCATCGCGAACGCCGCCGCATATCTCGCCAGTGACGAGTCGGCTTTCGTGCACGGCATCGTGCTCGACGTCGACGGAGGCCGCACCACCGCTGCCGTTATCGCCGCCTGA
- a CDS encoding SRPBCC family protein yields the protein MHDTSDSHPDIHWPSGFSPADAHSFHRAQAVVPGPPERSFTLLTDVANWPNWVPGCEEVSSVTLTQTFEVVWAGHRFEVFVGESVPPRRIGWLGIGGGVMLYQAWLLTETEGGTEVVVENAVRADVPTPLDTLTDAWAERLNELWLAQLEKLSEHPPSPDPTS from the coding sequence ATGCACGACACCTCAGACAGCCATCCGGACATCCACTGGCCGTCCGGTTTCTCGCCCGCCGACGCCCACAGCTTCCACCGGGCGCAGGCTGTCGTGCCCGGTCCGCCGGAGCGGTCCTTCACACTGCTCACCGACGTCGCGAACTGGCCGAACTGGGTACCGGGTTGCGAGGAAGTGAGTTCCGTCACCTTGACGCAGACCTTCGAGGTGGTCTGGGCGGGGCACCGGTTCGAGGTCTTCGTGGGGGAGAGCGTGCCGCCCCGCCGGATCGGCTGGCTTGGCATCGGCGGAGGCGTGATGCTGTACCAGGCCTGGCTGCTCACCGAGACCGAGGGCGGTACGGAGGTCGTGGTGGAGAACGCCGTCCGCGCCGACGTTCCCACGCCACTCGACACCCTGACCGACGCGTGGGCCGAGCGTCTGAACGAGCTGTGGCTCGCCCAGCTGGAGAAGCTGTCGGAGCACCCGCCGAGCCCGGATCCGACGTCCTGA
- a CDS encoding IS4 family transposase: MLFAATAKPMATEATPGAFWRGLRLLAVDGTCWDVAGTEANEAAFGRPGSGRGSGRSAFVQVRMAALVEVGSHAVLDAELAGCRTGEVTLVGRLPRSLGPGRLVLADREFLGVPLWQAFTATGADLLWRVPANRVLPVIKQFRDGSWLSQIRASSGPARNEPVTVRVLAYQLKDRVGEGTADGYRLVTTLLDARRHPARQLAALYRERWEIESAFAEIKTHQRGARVVLSSKTPDGVRQQIWAHLLVHHALRTLRSARRSVTVTPGSFSP, translated from the coding sequence GTGCTGTTCGCCGCGACGGCCAAGCCGATGGCCACCGAGGCGACACCCGGAGCGTTCTGGCGGGGTTTGCGGCTGCTGGCGGTGGACGGGACCTGCTGGGACGTCGCAGGCACTGAAGCCAACGAGGCCGCCTTCGGACGTCCGGGAAGCGGCCGCGGGTCGGGCAGGAGCGCGTTTGTGCAGGTGCGGATGGCTGCTTTGGTGGAGGTGGGCAGCCACGCGGTGCTGGACGCGGAACTCGCCGGCTGCCGTACCGGGGAAGTCACCCTGGTCGGCCGCCTGCCGCGGTCACTCGGCCCGGGCCGGCTCGTCCTGGCCGACCGTGAGTTCCTCGGTGTCCCGTTGTGGCAGGCCTTCACCGCGACCGGTGCCGATCTGCTGTGGCGGGTGCCCGCCAACCGTGTCCTGCCGGTCATCAAGCAGTTCCGGGACGGGTCATGGCTCTCACAGATCCGGGCGAGCAGCGGCCCCGCCCGAAACGAGCCGGTCACCGTCCGGGTCCTGGCCTACCAGCTCAAGGACCGGGTCGGGGAGGGAACAGCCGATGGCTATCGCCTGGTCACCACTTTGCTGGACGCCCGACGCCATCCGGCCCGGCAACTGGCCGCGCTCTACCGCGAACGCTGGGAGATCGAGTCCGCCTTCGCCGAGATCAAAACCCATCAGCGCGGCGCCCGCGTCGTACTCAGCAGCAAAACCCCCGATGGTGTCCGCCAGCAGATCTGGGCGCATCTGCTGGTCCACCACGCCCTGCGCACCCTGCGCTCCGCCCGGCGCAGCGTGACCGTCACGCCGGGCAGCTTTTCCCCCTGA
- a CDS encoding class I SAM-dependent methyltransferase encodes MSDENRVMEFLGRVVADNAAAFAGVSTSLGVRLGLYEAMSGAGALTSAALAEKTGLVERYVREWLAAQVAGAYVLHDSATDTYVLPDEHAAVLVDSSLPTYVGGGFTMLKALYGAEEALANAYRNGGGVSWREYEPELAEGVAAFFKPGYEAVLVQEWLPAMEGVEAKLRRGASVADVGCGFGHSTVLMAQAFPQSRFHGFDFHEPSVEAARKLAAEAGLGDRVTFEVAGAHDFPGGDYDLVTFFDCLHDLGDPGAALRRTEEALAADGSCLVVEPNVSAEPGENINPIGRSFASTSAVLCLPAAMAQGGPHALGNHPGQDALAAIADEVGLHSWRLAVETVTNRIYDVRR; translated from the coding sequence ATGTCGGATGAGAATCGCGTGATGGAATTCCTGGGCCGGGTCGTCGCCGACAACGCGGCCGCCTTCGCGGGGGTGTCGACTTCTCTGGGTGTCCGCCTCGGACTGTACGAGGCGATGTCGGGAGCCGGGGCGCTCACGTCGGCCGCACTGGCCGAGAAAACCGGACTCGTGGAGCGGTACGTCCGGGAGTGGCTGGCGGCGCAGGTCGCGGGTGCCTACGTACTGCACGACTCCGCGACGGACACGTACGTACTGCCGGACGAGCACGCGGCCGTACTGGTCGATTCCTCGCTGCCGACGTACGTCGGCGGCGGCTTCACCATGCTGAAGGCCCTCTACGGTGCCGAAGAGGCCCTGGCGAACGCCTACCGCAACGGTGGCGGCGTGAGCTGGCGGGAGTACGAGCCCGAACTCGCGGAGGGCGTCGCCGCGTTCTTCAAGCCCGGATACGAGGCGGTCCTCGTCCAGGAGTGGCTGCCCGCCATGGAGGGCGTGGAAGCCAAGCTGCGGCGCGGCGCCTCGGTCGCCGACGTCGGCTGCGGCTTCGGTCACTCGACGGTGCTCATGGCTCAGGCGTTCCCTCAGTCCCGCTTCCACGGCTTCGACTTCCACGAGCCCTCCGTCGAGGCGGCGCGGAAGCTGGCCGCGGAGGCCGGCCTCGGTGATCGCGTGACGTTCGAGGTCGCCGGCGCGCACGACTTCCCCGGTGGCGACTACGACCTCGTCACGTTCTTCGACTGCCTCCACGACCTCGGCGATCCCGGCGCGGCACTGCGGCGCACCGAGGAGGCTCTCGCGGCCGACGGAAGCTGCCTTGTCGTCGAGCCGAACGTATCGGCCGAGCCCGGGGAGAACATCAACCCGATCGGCCGGTCCTTCGCCTCCACCTCGGCCGTCCTGTGTCTGCCCGCGGCCATGGCGCAGGGCGGCCCGCACGCCCTCGGCAACCATCCCGGCCAGGACGCCCTCGCGGCGATCGCCGACGAGGTGGGTCTGCACAGCTGGAGGCTCGCCGTCGAGACCGTCACCAACCGCATATACGACGTCAGGCGCTGA